A stretch of the Crocinitomicaceae bacterium genome encodes the following:
- a CDS encoding CDC27 family protein, translating into MSLKPPDINELISSYFSGTLSEREKNILEKMALDDPFIQDAMDGYSLNPNAIQTTQNTIKIRTKKFHSGLLISGLVITSALVTILVVNHGNKPSQADQANQHTDSMNKPEPLTEIDLIPNYIDSLIPAIEHEIVASQEIINSSTNRIESLTPENEETDHQIIDILEENESIPDDITLIPEKEINSKAEFVPATYLYDMVVVDYRRIEREKTEIIYTKYEFSGTSAEFESEEKEKSTELLEKEVSVSYWEYLSKAMEFFSRGDFKRALSRYEIILSQFETDANGLFYGGLCYFNLSEYDKALQFFENLLKNPVHIFDEDAQWYKGKSLLKLKRIEEAKTVLDLIISMDGFYAEQAIRLKKSL; encoded by the coding sequence ATGAGTTTAAAACCACCTGATATCAATGAGTTGATTTCCTCATACTTCAGCGGCACCTTGTCTGAGAGGGAAAAAAATATACTTGAGAAAATGGCATTGGATGATCCTTTCATTCAAGATGCCATGGATGGATATTCACTTAACCCTAACGCCATTCAAACCACGCAGAATACTATTAAAATACGCACTAAGAAATTTCACTCGGGGCTATTAATTTCGGGTTTGGTAATCACTAGTGCTCTTGTCACTATTCTGGTAGTGAATCATGGGAACAAGCCAAGTCAAGCAGATCAGGCAAACCAACATACTGATAGCATGAATAAGCCAGAGCCATTGACTGAAATTGATCTTATTCCGAATTATATTGACAGCCTCATTCCCGCAATTGAACATGAAATTGTGGCATCACAAGAGATCATCAATTCAAGTACAAACAGAATAGAAAGTTTGACCCCTGAAAACGAAGAAACGGATCATCAAATCATTGACATACTTGAAGAGAATGAATCAATTCCGGATGATATCACTCTGATACCGGAAAAAGAAATCAATTCAAAAGCAGAATTTGTTCCCGCAACCTACTTGTATGACATGGTTGTGGTGGATTATCGCCGAATAGAAAGAGAAAAAACAGAAATAATTTATACCAAATATGAATTCAGTGGTACCAGTGCAGAGTTTGAGTCTGAAGAAAAAGAAAAGAGTACTGAATTACTTGAGAAAGAAGTGAGTGTTTCATATTGGGAGTATTTGTCAAAAGCCATGGAATTTTTCTCACGAGGGGATTTTAAACGTGCTTTGAGTCGTTATGAAATTATACTCAGCCAGTTTGAAACCGATGCAAATGGTTTGTTTTACGGTGGCCTCTGTTATTTCAATCTTTCAGAGTATGATAAGGCGTTGCAATTCTTTGAAAATCTATTAAAAAATCCGGTTCATATATTTGATGAAGATGCACAATGGTATAAAGGAAAGAGTTTGCTGAAATTAAAGAGAATTGAAGAGGCTAAAACAGTGCTTGACCTCATCATTTCTATGGACGGATTCTACGCTGAGCAAGCCATCCGTCTTAAAAAATCCTTATAA
- a CDS encoding sigma-70 family RNA polymerase sigma factor, with the protein MLAGIFFRKKFNHLSDDDLLLLIRANNLEAMNEIFVRYSLLVKGVCLKYLKNEAEAEDVMMELFSKLSNKVQNHTISNFRSWLYSVSKNECLMLLRKNKINLADSEKELMKLTEDSTESLQLAQLNEQKILLLSQAMEGLNEEQKQCVELFYLNNKSYDEIASSTGYEVKKVKSYIQNGKRNLKLKLEHLNEFKTT; encoded by the coding sequence ATGCTTGCAGGAATTTTTTTCAGGAAAAAATTTAACCATTTGAGTGATGATGATCTCTTATTATTGATCAGGGCTAACAACCTTGAGGCAATGAATGAGATTTTTGTGAGATACTCGTTACTTGTAAAAGGTGTCTGTCTAAAATATTTGAAAAACGAAGCCGAGGCTGAAGATGTGATGATGGAACTATTCAGTAAACTAAGTAATAAAGTGCAGAATCATACGATTAGTAATTTCAGATCATGGCTCTATAGTGTCAGCAAAAATGAATGCCTGATGTTGCTTAGAAAAAATAAAATTAACCTTGCAGACTCAGAAAAAGAACTCATGAAGCTCACTGAAGATTCTACCGAGAGTTTGCAATTGGCACAATTGAATGAACAAAAAATTCTTCTATTATCACAAGCAATGGAAGGTTTAAATGAAGAACAAAAACAATGTGTTGAATTATTTTATCTGAATAACAAAAGTTATGATGAAATTGCATCATCAACCGGATACGAAGTGAAAAAGGTTAAGAGTTATATCCAAAATGGAAAACGCAATTTAAAATTGAAACTTGAACATTTGAATGAGTTTAAAACCACCTGA
- the pfkA gene encoding 6-phosphofructokinase has product MIKVQNIAVLTSGGDAPGMNACIRAVVRSCVYHKVNVFGVLDGFNGLIHDQFVEMNYDSVSNILQRGGTILGTARCKEFHQSEMRKIAFENMRKRNIDGLVIIGGDGSFSGASVFSTEFDIKVIGIPGTIDNDINGTDYAIGFDTAMNTIIHAVDNIRDTASSHHRVFLVEVMGNNSGVLALNTAVSSGAEEVFMPEKKEDLEEIREKINRAVNANKSSIIIVSEGDQVGGAKEVFQYLQQFGLADKLRVSILGHIQRGGSPTYLDRLYATLFGEEAVAALLQGRSDLLVGLRNGEVMLDNLAVTRMPYQIKNMHYLKLIRKLSVY; this is encoded by the coding sequence ATGATAAAAGTACAAAATATTGCGGTGCTTACCTCAGGTGGAGATGCCCCTGGCATGAATGCCTGTATCAGAGCAGTTGTTCGTTCATGCGTTTACCACAAAGTAAATGTATTTGGGGTGTTAGATGGCTTCAATGGTCTTATACATGATCAGTTTGTTGAGATGAATTACGATAGTGTTTCTAATATTCTGCAAAGGGGAGGAACTATTCTTGGTACAGCGCGATGCAAAGAATTCCACCAATCTGAAATGCGCAAAATCGCCTTTGAAAATATGAGAAAACGAAACATTGATGGTCTTGTCATTATTGGGGGAGATGGTTCATTTAGCGGTGCTTCGGTTTTTTCAACTGAATTTGATATCAAAGTAATTGGTATTCCGGGTACAATTGATAATGACATTAATGGAACAGATTATGCCATTGGCTTTGACACGGCTATGAATACCATTATTCATGCAGTTGATAATATACGCGATACAGCAAGTAGTCATCACCGTGTCTTTTTGGTTGAGGTGATGGGAAATAATTCCGGTGTTCTTGCATTAAACACGGCAGTTTCTAGCGGGGCAGAAGAAGTATTTATGCCTGAAAAGAAAGAAGATCTTGAAGAAATTCGTGAAAAGATTAATAGAGCCGTGAATGCAAACAAGTCTTCAATTATTATTGTTTCAGAAGGCGATCAAGTTGGCGGTGCTAAAGAAGTATTTCAATATTTGCAACAATTTGGTTTAGCTGATAAATTAAGAGTCTCCATTCTTGGACACATTCAACGTGGTGGTTCGCCTACCTATCTCGATCGCCTTTATGCAACACTTTTTGGTGAAGAAGCTGTTGCTGCTTTACTTCAGGGACGAAGTGATTTATTGGTAGGATTAAGAAACGGAGAAGTTATGCTAGATAATCTCGCCGTTACGCGGATGCCATATCAAATTAAAAATATGCACTACTTGAAACTTATCAGAAAACTCAGCGTTTACTAG